One genomic region from Podarcis raffonei isolate rPodRaf1 chromosome Z, rPodRaf1.pri, whole genome shotgun sequence encodes:
- the LOC128406318 gene encoding brain-specific homeobox/POU domain protein 3-like yields MMSMNSKQAFSMHPILHEPKYTHLHSSSEAIRRACLPAPQLQSNFFAGLDETLLRGAEALAAVDIVSQKSHPFKPDATYHTMSSVSVSCTPTSSSVHLHHPSVLSGHSHHAHHHHHHHQPAQGLDGELLEHLNSALPLPDVGAAPAHPHPHAHLPALNAMGHPAHGQPPMGMGHHPPHGLASHTVLAGPETETDPRELESFAERFKQRRIKLGVTQADVGSALANLKIPGVGCLSQSTICRFESLTLSHNNMVALKPILEAWLEEAERAQREKMAKPEVYSTGDKKRKRTSIAAPEKRSLEAYFAVQPRPSSEKIAAIAEKLDLKKNVVRVWFCNQRQKQKRMKFSAAY; encoded by the exons ATGATGTCCATGAACAGCAAACAGGCGTTCAGCATGCACCCCATCCTGCACGAGCCCAAGTACACCCACCTCCACTCCAGCTCCGAGGCCATCCGGAGGGCTTGTTTGCCTGCCCCGCAG CTGCAAAGTAACTTCTTCGCCGGCCTGGACGAGACTTTGCTGCGCGGGGCCGAGGCCCTGGCGGCGGTGGACATTGTCTCGCAGAAGAGCCACCCCTTCAAGCCGGACGCCACTTACCACACCATGAGCAGCGTCTCGGTCTCCTGCACGCCCACCTCGTCGTCGGTGCACCTGCACCACCCGTCGGTGCTGAGCGGCCACTCGCACCACgctcaccatcaccaccatcatcaccagCCTGCTCAGGGCCTGGATGGCGAGCTGCTGGAGCACCTCAACTCAGCCCTGCCGCTACCGGACGTGGGGGCAGCGCCCGCGCACCCCCACCCTCACGCCCACCTGCCGGCCCTCAATGCCATGGGGCACCCAGCGCACGGCCAGCCGCCCATGGGCATGGGCCACCACCCGCCCCACGGCCTGGCATCGCACACTGTCTTGGCCGGCCCGGAGACAGAGACGGACCCGCGGGAGCTGGAGTCCTTCGCCGAGCGCTTCAAGCAGCGGCGCATCAAGCTGGGCGTGACGCAGGCCGACGTGGGCTCCGCGTTGGCCAACCTCAAGATCCCCGGCGTCGGATGCCTCAGCCAGAGCACCATCTGCCGCTTCGAGTCGCTCACCCTCTCGCACAACAACATGGTGGCCCTCAAGCCCATCCTGGAAGCCTGGCTGGAGGAGGCGGAGCGGGCCCAGCGCGAGAAGATGGCCAAGCCCGAGGTGTACTCGACGGGAGACAAGAAGCGCAAGCGCACCTCCATCGCGGCGCCGGAGAAGCGCTCGCTGGAGGCCTACTTCGCTGTCCAGCCACGGCCTTCGTCGGAGAAGATCGCCGCCATCGCCGAGAAGCTGGACCTGAAGAAGAACGTGGTGAGGGTCTGGTTTTGCAATcaaaggcagaagcagaagcGCATGAAATTCTCCGCCGCTTATTGA